The proteins below come from a single Staphylococcus sp. MI 10-1553 genomic window:
- the menI gene encoding 1,4-dihydroxy-2-naphthoyl-CoA hydrolase MenI produces the protein MIYALTEIEARYQETDQMGVIYHGNYATWFEVARTDYIRKLGLDYAEMEQAGIVSPVTELNIQYKKSVTYPEKVTIKTWVSRFSRLRSRYQYEIYNAKGERVTTGYTDNVIITKDAGKPVRLDKAFPNWYAVYHDVDQRNQAGEDLEVKG, from the coding sequence ATGATTTATGCATTAACGGAAATTGAAGCAAGATACCAAGAAACGGATCAAATGGGTGTGATTTATCACGGGAATTATGCGACTTGGTTTGAGGTGGCACGTACGGATTACATACGCAAGCTTGGCCTAGACTATGCAGAAATGGAACAAGCAGGCATTGTTTCACCAGTGACTGAACTCAACATTCAATATAAAAAAAGTGTGACATATCCTGAAAAAGTGACGATTAAAACGTGGGTATCTCGATTTTCACGTTTACGTTCTCGTTATCAATATGAAATCTATAATGCAAAAGGTGAACGCGTTACAACTGGATATACAGATAACGTTATCATTACGAAAGATGCGGGGAAACCTGTCCGTTTAGATAAAGCATTTCCGAATTGGTATGCAGTGTATCATGATGTGGACCAACGTAATCAAGCCGGTGAAGATTTAGAAGTGAAAGGCTAG
- a CDS encoding HesB/YadR/YfhF family protein, whose product MKIELTDDAVQWFKDELELPEEGKVLQFYVRYGGEFQLKQGFSPAFNVEFESDIDEIGFEEIFNDIRIVIAEKDVWYYEDHKLSIDINDDEVIYKAEAIEA is encoded by the coding sequence GTGAAAATTGAACTTACAGATGACGCTGTCCAATGGTTCAAAGACGAGTTAGAGTTACCTGAAGAAGGAAAGGTATTACAATTCTATGTGCGTTATGGCGGCGAATTTCAACTCAAACAAGGCTTTAGCCCCGCTTTTAATGTAGAATTTGAAAGTGATATTGATGAAATTGGCTTTGAGGAAATATTTAACGACATTCGCATCGTTATTGCCGAAAAAGACGTTTGGTACTATGAAGATCATAAACTTTCCATCGATATTAACGACGATGAAGTCATTTACAAAGCTGAAGCAATCGAAGCATAA